In the genome of Pelobacter seleniigenes DSM 18267, one region contains:
- the rsmB gene encoding 16S rRNA (cytosine(967)-C(5))-methyltransferase RsmB — protein MTLRPDDSPRRAAYEILLRVADGAYADMVLDAALNRSTLDGRDKRLLTELVYGILRLQGRLDFALAQFCSQPLKRLQPEVLWLLRLGSYQLLELDRVPAHAAVSSTVDLAREVGFEQVTGLVNGVLRALERGRAEIPWPPPAKIKPYLQHVCSMPVWLTKEVMRQLPNAEAQALGESLTVAPPLTLRVNTLKIDRDAFLQALQAAGHQARPCRYAGAGVIVEQRGEQPLPGDEQGWYQVQDEASMLTAELLNARPAQRILDACAAPGGKTTALAALTDNRAEIIALDKYPQRVELIRQGVARLGCPTVTAAECDLTRLPEFLEPQSFDRVLLDAPCSGLGVLRRNPEGRWNKSSANLRDLAALQQLLLNNVATLVRPGGLLLYSLCTFSHCETDEVVEDFLVAHPDFALEDLRTEFPAWQDLFTTTGTMRTYPHRHDGMDAFFAARFRRCN, from the coding sequence TTGACTTTACGACCTGATGACAGCCCGCGACGGGCAGCGTATGAAATTCTCCTCCGGGTGGCCGACGGAGCTTATGCAGACATGGTGCTGGATGCGGCTCTCAACCGTTCCACTTTGGACGGGCGTGATAAACGCCTGCTGACTGAACTGGTTTACGGGATTCTGCGTTTGCAGGGGCGGCTCGATTTCGCCCTGGCTCAATTCTGCAGCCAGCCCCTCAAACGTTTGCAGCCGGAAGTGTTGTGGCTGTTGCGGCTGGGCAGTTATCAATTACTGGAGCTGGACCGGGTGCCGGCCCATGCAGCGGTCAGCTCCACGGTTGACCTGGCCCGCGAAGTCGGTTTTGAGCAGGTGACCGGGTTGGTCAATGGGGTTTTGCGTGCCCTGGAACGGGGGCGGGCGGAGATCCCCTGGCCGCCGCCGGCCAAGATCAAGCCTTATCTGCAGCATGTCTGCAGTATGCCGGTCTGGCTGACCAAAGAGGTCATGCGCCAGCTGCCGAACGCCGAGGCGCAGGCGTTGGGGGAAAGCCTGACCGTCGCGCCGCCGCTGACCCTGCGGGTGAATACCCTGAAAATCGACCGGGATGCTTTTCTGCAGGCCTTGCAGGCCGCCGGGCATCAGGCGCGCCCCTGCCGTTATGCCGGCGCCGGGGTGATTGTCGAGCAGCGCGGCGAACAGCCGCTGCCGGGGGATGAGCAGGGTTGGTATCAGGTGCAGGATGAAGCGAGCATGCTGACCGCCGAACTGCTCAATGCCCGGCCCGCTCAGCGCATCCTCGATGCCTGCGCCGCACCGGGCGGGAAAACCACTGCGTTGGCCGCTTTGACTGACAACCGGGCCGAAATCATCGCGCTGGATAAATATCCGCAGCGGGTTGAACTGATCCGTCAGGGGGTGGCAAGGTTGGGCTGTCCGACGGTGACCGCGGCCGAATGCGATCTGACCCGGTTACCGGAATTCCTGGAGCCGCAGAGTTTTGATCGGGTCCTGCTCGATGCCCCCTGCAGCGGGCTCGGGGTGCTGCGGCGTAATCCGGAAGGGCGCTGGAACAAATCCTCGGCTAACCTCAGGGACCTGGCTGCGTTGCAGCAGCTGCTGCTGAACAATGTCGCCACCCTGGTCAGACCGGGCGGGTTGCTGCTGTATTCGCTCTGTACCTTCAGCCACTGTGAGACGGATGAGGTGGTGGAAGATTTTCTCGTCGCGCATCCGGACTTTGCGCTTGAGGATCTTCGTACCGAGTTTCCGGCCTGGCAGGACCTGTTTACCACAACGGGGACCATGCGGACTTATCCTCACCGTCACGACGGTATGGACGCCTTCTTTGCGGCACGTTTTCGGCGTTGCAATTAA
- the rpe gene encoding ribulose-phosphate 3-epimerase, whose protein sequence is MIKIAPSILSADFARLGDEIKAIDRAGADYVHIDVMDGHFVPNITIGPLIVEAVRPVTELPLDVHLMIENPSRYIPDFAKAGADLIVVHAEAEKHLHRTVQLIKSLGKKAGVSLNPATPLCTLDMILPDLDLVLLMTVNPGFGGQSFIDSCLPKIAQLRRRIDELGLAIELEVDGGVKTDNIGSIAAAGADVFVAGSAVFNSADYAATIHSLRTSAEQEHPCRG, encoded by the coding sequence ATGATTAAAATAGCTCCTTCTATTCTTTCCGCTGATTTCGCCCGACTGGGGGACGAGATCAAGGCCATTGACCGGGCTGGCGCCGATTATGTTCATATCGATGTCATGGATGGTCATTTCGTCCCGAATATCACCATTGGACCGCTGATTGTCGAAGCTGTCCGGCCGGTGACCGAACTGCCCCTTGATGTCCACCTGATGATCGAAAATCCGTCCCGCTATATTCCTGATTTCGCCAAGGCCGGCGCGGATCTGATTGTCGTTCATGCTGAAGCTGAAAAGCATCTGCATCGCACCGTGCAGCTGATCAAGTCCCTCGGCAAGAAAGCCGGGGTGTCATTGAACCCGGCCACGCCGCTCTGTACTCTCGATATGATCCTGCCCGATCTGGACCTGGTGCTGTTGATGACCGTCAATCCGGGCTTTGGCGGACAGTCGTTCATCGACAGTTGCCTGCCGAAGATCGCCCAGCTGCGGCGTCGAATCGACGAGCTCGGACTGGCTATCGAGCTGGAGGTGGACGGCGGCGTCAAGACTGATAACATTGGCAGCATTGCCGCCGCCGGGGCTGATGTCTTCGTGGCCGGCAGCGCCGTGTTCAACAGTGCTGACTACGCGGCCACCATTCATAGCTTGCGAACTTCCGCCGAACAGGAACATCCCTGCCGCGGCTGA
- a CDS encoding universal stress protein → MNELKQVLVVCQSTQECRKAVRFGTMMAEKFGSELSVLHTYHNVFGLEGWNLPIPKQMVEDGYQQMLDETKKKIGQMVKAAREKGIKVEVLVREGKLIDELFKLVEAEKIDLLVLPSHPEWRLEHFFFGRENEAILRKLPCSVTFVNEQ, encoded by the coding sequence ATGAATGAATTAAAACAAGTCTTAGTCGTCTGTCAGTCAACCCAGGAATGTCGTAAGGCAGTCCGTTTCGGCACCATGATGGCGGAAAAATTCGGCTCGGAACTCTCGGTCCTGCATACCTATCATAATGTGTTCGGTCTGGAAGGCTGGAACCTGCCGATCCCCAAGCAGATGGTGGAAGATGGCTATCAGCAAATGCTTGACGAAACCAAGAAGAAGATCGGCCAGATGGTCAAGGCGGCCCGGGAAAAGGGAATCAAGGTCGAGGTGCTGGTCCGCGAGGGTAAGTTGATTGATGAGCTGTTCAAGCTGGTCGAAGCGGAGAAGATTGATCTGCTGGTGCTTCCTTCCCATCCGGAATGGCGCCTGGAACACTTCTTTTTCGGGCGTGAGAATGAAGCTATCCTGCGCAAATTGCCCTGTTCCGTTACTTTTGTGAACGAGCAATAG